The following coding sequences lie in one Heteronotia binoei isolate CCM8104 ecotype False Entrance Well chromosome 6, APGP_CSIRO_Hbin_v1, whole genome shotgun sequence genomic window:
- the ECHS1 gene encoding enoyl-CoA hydratase, mitochondrial — MNEINQALNSLEQDPGVGAIVLTGSEKAFAAGADIKEMQDRTFQECYSGNFLAHWNKVSTTKKPVIAAVNGYALGGGCELAMMCDIIYAGEKAQFGQPEILLGTIPGAGGTQRLTRAVGKSLAMEMILTGERISAQEAKQAGLVSKVCPTDKLLDEAISCAEKIAGNSKLVVAMAKEAVNAAFETTLAEGNKREKILFHATFATDDRKEGMSAFVEKRKANFTDH, encoded by the exons ATGAATGAAATCAACCAGGCCCTGAACTCCCTGGAGCAGGACCCTGGCGTGGGGGCCATCGTCCTCACGGGCAGCGAGAAGGCCTTCGCAG CTGGAGCAGATATCAAGGAGATGCAGGACAGGACCTTCCAAGAGTGCTACAGCGGGAACTTCCTGGCTCACTGGAACAAAGTCTCCACCACCAAGAAGCCGGTCATAGCCGCTGTTAATGGATATGCT CTTGGTGGTGGCTGTGAGCTGGCCATGATGTGCGACATCATTTATGCAGGAGAAAAAGCACAGTTTGGGCAACCAGAAATCCTTCTGGGAACCATTCCAG GCGCTGGTGGAACCCAGAGGCTGACCAGGGCGGTGGGCAAGTCGCTGGCTATGGAGATGATCCTCACCGGGGAGCGAATCTCTGCTCAAGAGGCCAAGCAGGCAG GCCTCGTCAGTAAAGTCTGCCCCACGGATAAGCTGCTAGACGAAGCCATCAGCTGTGCAGAAAAAATTGCAGGGAACTCCAAGCTGGTGGTCGCAATGGCCAAAGAAGCCGTGAATGCAG CCTTCGAGACGACACTAGCCGAGGGGAATAAGAGGGAGAAGATCCTCTTCCATGCTACATTTGCCACA GATGACCGGAAGGAGGGGATGAGTGCCTTTGTGGAGAAGAGAAAGGCCAACTTCACAGACCACTGA